A region of the Salvia splendens isolate huo1 chromosome 11, SspV2, whole genome shotgun sequence genome:
TTGGTAAAAGTAGAAGACCTGTGacttttttgttaaaatttgtTATTTGATGCCCCTGGCAAATGTTGATACTATATTATGCTCTCTGTTATAGGTAGTCGAGGAAAAGTGTACCAGTGCTTCTCCTGCTAAGGATCCAGGAACTTCAGTATGTAtatttattagtagtatattgTTTAAACATTTACTTGTTTAGTTAATATAATAACTGAGCTCCTTCTCTTGTTTAAATTTGATGCATTGGTTAGCTCCCCCTTCCCAAAAAGCACAACAATAATATGAAGACTAGTTGCTACATCAAAACTCTCAATTTATGCTTTCATAATCATGTCTGCATTGTTCTCCATGCTTGAGTAATATTCCATGGATTGTTAAACTAACTTCTTGTTGTGGTTTCTGTGCTTTTTTCCATACTTGAGCATTTTATCCATAGTTTCTGTGTTATTATCTCATACTTTCTGATTAAGTTAACCTTTCATTTGTGTACTGATGGAAACTATAGAAATGAGTTGGATTGAAAAGGTCTTTGAGGAGACAGTGGTTGTTATATCATTTGTGCAATTgaacttttaaaaatattgcACAATTCATGTTACTAAATTGGGCACTGGTAATTTATCAAATAAGACAGATAGCTGTAAACCCATGCCTGCTTTACTTGCTGTACTTCAGATTGGGTTCTTTGTAAACATGGGAGTTTTTTGCTATTCAGTTCATAATATTTCATGCCTGTTGTGAGCAGGTGGCTCAGGATGATGGGGAAGGGACAAACTATCAGGATAAAGGTTCCACTGCTATCAGATCACCAAAGTCAGTTGTGAGTAATGACAATGAGAATGGGACCAATGAAATTACAACTGAGGCAGATACTTCAAATAAGGTTGATTCAGAAGGACAACATGATGCAAATTCAACATTCAGAACTGAATCTGGTGACTGCAACGCACATAAACCTGAGAAAATGGAAGCTGAAGCTGAAGTTGAACAAGTGGAAGAGGAAGCAGAAAACCATGATACTCCAGATAGAGATGTACATACTTCTCCGATTGAGGTTAAACCTGTTGAAGATCCTAAATCTTTGGACAAAGCAGAGGACGAAAGTGTTGATGCTATCACTGAAGCATCTAAACTTGTTGAGGCTCACATTGAAGAGTCTAAACCCGTCGAAGCTGTCACTGAAGCATCCCCGGCACAAAGTGGCAGCCACCCTGATGAGAGCCTATCTGAAACAGATATTAAGGAAACTAGGGAAGAAACGTTTGACGATGAAGAGACAGTATCTGTTGATACTGCTCCAAAGAAAGCATCTGAAGAAGAGTCCATGTCAGAAGTAAAGAAGCAACGACATTCAGGAAAGAAGCTAACTGATGACTCGTCTGACAAGGATCGAGCATTGACTGAAATAGTTGCATCAAAGAATGATGATGGCTATGCAAGTGATTCAGAAGATAGATCACTGGACCAGGCAGAAAAGCCAAAGGATGCTAGTAATAAAACAGATCATGGATCCACATTGAAGAAGGGAGATGTAAAAAAGAGTGGACGTGGCAAACCTACGTCTGATAAAAAGACTCCAAAATCTTCAGCAAAGGCATCCCATGGGAAAGTAAGTTGGGGTCCTCCAGAATTATTTATTAGTTCTACTTACTTTGATTGAACATTCTTTCATCTATATTGCGTTTCTTACTGTAGGACACAATTACTCAGAGGAAATCCCAATTGAAATCCACTAAACCTGGAGGAGTTCAGGAAGAAACTCCAAGAACAAGcactaagagaaaaaataatccTGGTAAAGAGAAGGTATGACCTTATATACTTCTAGTGCTGTCCTACTTTTGATGCTACATTTGCATCCCAAAATATTGCATCTAATGTAAGTCAGACCTTTTTACTAACACTGATGCATTATTTCTTGGCCAGGCATCTGAGACTCGTGAGTTAGGGGAGAATTTGGTTGGTTCAAAGGTTGAAGTGTGGTGGCCAGAAGATCAGCTGTGAGTGATTCTCTTACATTTCATATAGTGCTTAATTGGTACTGGTAACACAATTTAGAACATCTTTTGCTTTTGGTTCATTATTGCCAGTTATTATGAGGGTGTGATCGATTCATTTGATTCTGCCAAGAAGAAGCATAGGGTCAGTGCAAAAGTTATGAGTTTCattctttttttgttgttttgatttaaaaaccctaatttgtaTTCATGCTTACATCCCAAGTAGGTCTTATATAATGATGGAGATGAAGAGATATTGAACCTCAAAAAGGAAGAGTGGCGTTTTCTTAATGAGGATGCGGTTTCAAATGGGGTAAGTGACTTTCTATTTTCTTGACAAGGGGAGAACTTCCTAAATTTGTCTATAGTTGTATTATCTACTTCTTGTGCTTATTCTTCATATTTTCTGTGAACAGGatgaggatgttgagcattcaAGTCATGATACTTCCTCTGACGTGTAAGTTTCTATCCTCACAAATGCTTCAACCTTGAGTATATTCAGTGATCGCGTTGGTAATCCCAAATTTATAGCTTTCTATAGTGGGTACGGTTTGAGAAACTAGGGTGTGATGAGATTTGATAGCTTGTAAAATTGTATGCTTTACTCTAGTTACCGGTTTTGCTGAGAGTATGATTTCCCTGAACCAGACGAGTAAAGAGGAAAGGTAATATGAGCTCTGGAACAAGAAGCAAACGCCAAAAGGTGGAGGGTTCAGCTAAAAGGTCTGTTCCCCTTGCTCCCAATCTCTTTATGAAGCATTTACAACGGTTATTTTAAGAATAACGAAAGGTGTTTTTTTGCTTTTCCAGCAAACAAAAAGATACTGCAACAAAAACCGGTGGCAAATCTAAGGATGATGGGAAAGCAGAGTCAGGGTCCAAAGAAAACAACCTGAAGGGCACTAAAAAATCTAAAGATCAATCTCAGAAAGCTGGGGGCAAAGGTCAAGTTGATTCTGCCAAAGCATCTGGGAGATCTAAAGAGGATGTCAGCAAAAACTCTAGTAACTTGAAACAAGACAACCTACGGACTCCAAGGTCAAAAGGTGGCAAAACCCTCAGTTCTGGTGGCGCGAGAACAAAATCTAACGCATCAAAGGTGAAAGAAAGTGATAAGATGAAGGAGAAAACACCCGATACTGCAAAATCATCAGAAACCGCCAAAGGGAAAGCTATCGATAGTGCCAAATCACGGGAAAGTGAGAGTAAGGCTGGAAAGAAGCGAAGAAAGTGAATTATATGTTGGCATGGTTAACCTATTGGGTTGTGTTTTTCACATGTCCAGTTATTTTATAGACTTTGTAGGCTATATTAGGCTTGATTATTGTTAACGGTGGTCTTAGCTTTAACATTTGTCATTGTAGTTGGTAGTGGTTATGTTGGAGGTAGTACTGTGTTTTATCCTTGGATGGATGGAGTCTTAGTCTTAGTTTAATTTTTGAAGCCAATACTCTTATGGTAATAGAGAAAAGTTCAGCAGCACTGTCCGCCTACATGAATCTTATATTTTGAGGCTATAATTTGTGATCTGTCTTTTTATCATTCCAaaactataaatatttttacataTCCAACGAAAAATCTACTTGATGTGAATCAATTTATTCCATCTTTTCCTATTTGTTTCACGCATTTTTATCATGTTTGTGGACTTATAAATGTGTGTATTCCCTTCTTAGGTCAAAATTGCAGTAGAATAAAGTGTAAAAGAAGAGTTTGATGTATAGAGACTCACACGATCGATTGATTTTTACTGTTCTTGAGACACGGAGTATTTGTTAGGTAAAAAAAGATGTTAGATTTTGGTTGGAAACCCCATGCAAGAAACAACGTGAGTTGTTTTgaatttctcattttcttttttaatattatttgttttgtattttaaatgataacttattaaaataattaaggatATGATTAGGGAGTTAGTAATCATATTTAACagcttaatttggtcaaaatcaggATTAAAAACAATAACTGTTAAAATTTGATGGAAAAGTTAACTTTGGACCGATCGTggtccgagttgaaatgtttgagatccaaaattcaaaagataatgtctaggacaaaaatcgtaaaatgaacATATATTTAAGACAAGTTTTGGCTTTTACCCTATAATAAAACACAAATGAAATAGTTTGACCAATTtgaaataaagataaaaatatttttgaagtaAATATCCCATGAAAATAAGGTACAATCgaggaaaaaaaagtaaattaaaggAAAAGATGGTAGAAATGGA
Encoded here:
- the LOC121755764 gene encoding protein starmaker-like isoform X2; this encodes MPSLSDKQLEERLTTAGKTLAHPPSSLDQLLPLLDGVEELLSKVEQSPPKTMQTALSPLTKALAMESLLEHSDIDVKVGVASCISEITRITAPDAPYDDEKMKDVFQLIVSSFENLSDVSSRSHEKRATILETVAKVRSCVIMLDLECDQMIVDMFQHFLKAISDHLDEPIIANMETIMTLVIEESEDISPDLLAPILATLKKNNQDVTPKARKLAERVIKNSADKLRPYLRPAVTSLNTSFDEYSEVVASVCEKNTGTVGHSNESITVKDLPVAQDDGEGTNYQDKGSTAIRSPKSVVSNDNENGTNEITTEADTSNKVDSEGQHDANSTFRTESGDCNAHKPEKMEAEAEVEQVEEEAENHDTPDRDVHTSPIEVKPVEDPKSLDKAEDESVDAITEASKLVEAHIEESKPVEAVTEASPAQSGSHPDESLSETDIKETREETFDDEETVSVDTAPKKASEEESMSEVKKQRHSGKKLTDDSSDKDRALTEIVASKNDDGYASDSEDRSLDQAEKPKDASNKTDHGSTLKKGDVKKSGRGKPTSDKKTPKSSAKASHGKDTITQRKSQLKSTKPGGVQEETPRTSTKRKNNPGKEKASETRELGENLVGSKVEVWWPEDQLYYEGVIDSFDSAKKKHRVLYNDGDEEILNLKKEEWRFLNEDAVSNGDEDVEHSSHDTSSDVRVKRKGNMSSGTRSKRQKVEGSAKSKQKDTATKTGGKSKDDGKAESGSKENNLKGTKKSKDQSQKAGGKGQVDSAKASGRSKEDVSKNSSNLKQDNLRTPRSKGGKTLSSGGARTKSNASKVKESDKMKEKTPDTAKSSETAKGKAIDSAKSRESESKAGKKRRK
- the LOC121755764 gene encoding protein starmaker-like isoform X1, which encodes MPSLSDKQLEERLTTAGKTLAHPPSSLDQLLPLLDGVEELLSKVEQSPPKTMQTALSPLTKALAMESLLEHSDIDVKVGVASCISEITRITAPDAPYDDEKMKDVFQLIVSSFENLSDVSSRSHEKRATILETVAKVRSCVIMLDLECDQMIVDMFQHFLKAISDHLDEPIIANMETIMTLVIEESEDISPDLLAPILATLKKNNQDVTPKARKLAERVIKNSADKLRPYLRPAVTSLNTSFDEYSEVVASVCEKNTGTVGHSNESITVKDLPVVEEKCTSASPAKDPGTSVAQDDGEGTNYQDKGSTAIRSPKSVVSNDNENGTNEITTEADTSNKVDSEGQHDANSTFRTESGDCNAHKPEKMEAEAEVEQVEEEAENHDTPDRDVHTSPIEVKPVEDPKSLDKAEDESVDAITEASKLVEAHIEESKPVEAVTEASPAQSGSHPDESLSETDIKETREETFDDEETVSVDTAPKKASEEESMSEVKKQRHSGKKLTDDSSDKDRALTEIVASKNDDGYASDSEDRSLDQAEKPKDASNKTDHGSTLKKGDVKKSGRGKPTSDKKTPKSSAKASHGKDTITQRKSQLKSTKPGGVQEETPRTSTKRKNNPGKEKASETRELGENLVGSKVEVWWPEDQLYYEGVIDSFDSAKKKHRVLYNDGDEEILNLKKEEWRFLNEDAVSNGDEDVEHSSHDTSSDVRVKRKGNMSSGTRSKRQKVEGSAKSKQKDTATKTGGKSKDDGKAESGSKENNLKGTKKSKDQSQKAGGKGQVDSAKASGRSKEDVSKNSSNLKQDNLRTPRSKGGKTLSSGGARTKSNASKVKESDKMKEKTPDTAKSSETAKGKAIDSAKSRESESKAGKKRRK